Proteins from a single region of Synchiropus splendidus isolate RoL2022-P1 chromosome 3, RoL_Sspl_1.0, whole genome shotgun sequence:
- the sb:cb1058 gene encoding uncharacterized protein sb:cb1058: protein MTIGKSSRRSSTRSSIRAPKFLDKSSGLYGRLDEPAGEGEVTSRMEGGQATETPAQVHVPVREVDVEAFDSMMEDDCETLLRRKPSRLSSRWRRSSRRKQREEEREDELEPKDKKPSLESEAKQDVKVAEDKRDTHVVVHFQIREDADDQVLIRDKNTREDEQTEEERRMKKEQEDGVKAVKKISAKNYRKALDRALRRGWESFITNLYSVTLTPVTSSSSSPSPSSKQSHHQQALADFQ from the exons ATGACGATTGGAAAGAGCTCAAGGAGAAGTTCCACTCGCAGTTCCATTCGCGCTCCGAAGTTTCTGGACAAATCCAGTGGGCTCTACGGTCGCCTTGATGAGcctgctggagaaggagaagtgaCGAGTAGGATGGAGGGAGGACAGGCCACTGAGACGCCAGCTCAGGTGCATGTTCCTGTTCGAGAAGTGGACGTGGAGGCTTTCGACTCCATGATGGAGGACGACTGTGAGACTCTTCTGCGCAGGAAGCCCAGccgcctcagcagcaggtggaggagaagctccAGGAGGAAGCagcgagaggaggagagggaggatgaGCTGGAACCCAAAGACAAGAAGCCCAGTCTGGAGAGTGAAGCGAAGCAGGATGTCAAGGTCGCAGAGGACAAGAGGGACACACATGTGGTCGTCCACTTCCAGATCAGGGAGGACGCTGACGACCAGGTGCTAATAAGAGACAAGAACACGAGAGAGGATgagcagacagaggaggagaggagaatgaagaaggagcaggaggacGGAGTGAAGGCAGTGAAGAAAATCTCGGCAAAGAATTACCGAAAG GCTTTGGACCGTGCCCTCCGCCGTGGCTGGGAGAGCTTCATCACAAACCTGTACAGTGTCACCCTCACCCCTGTGACATCATCGTCATCCTCGCCGTCGCCATCCTCCAAGCAGAGCCATCATCAACAGGCGCTGGCTGACTTTCAGTAG
- the b3gat3 gene encoding galactosylgalactosylxylosylprotein 3-beta-glucuronosyltransferase 3, whose product MVTRMKLKLKTAFVLYFMVSLMGLVYALMQLGQRCDCHEHDLPKDRTISRLRGELHRLQEKLRKSETTKQPQKQAVKPTIFVITPTYARLVQKAELTRLSQTLLHVPHLHWIVVEDSPHKTPLVTDFLEKSTLTYTHLHMPTARDRKLQEGDPSWLKPRGVEQRNEGLRWLREDRRAQQGGDTQQGVVYFADDDNTYSVQLFEEMRNTQRVSVWPVGLVGGMKFERPVVEGGKVVRFHTGWRPTRPFPMDMAGFAVSLKLVLSNPDACFDGDAPMGFLESSFLQGLVTMDELEPRAALCTQVLVWHTRTEKPKMKREDAMQAQGLGSDPAVEV is encoded by the exons ATGGTAACCAGGATGAAGCTGAAACTAAAGACTGCCTTTGTGCTCTACTTCATGGTGTCCCTCATGGGTCTGGTCTATGCACTGATGCAACTTG GTCAACGCTGCGACTGTCACGAGCATGATCTACCGAAGGACCGCACAATTTCTCGCCTGCGTGGGGAGCTGCACCGCCTACAGGAGAAGCTGAGAAAGTCGGAGACAACCAAACAACCTCAGAAACAGGCTGTGAAGCCAACCATCTTTGTCATCACTCCCACATACGCCAG ACTGGTGCAGAAGGCGGAGCTGACCCGCCTTTCTCAAACCCTCCTCCATGTTCCCCACTTGCACTGGATCGTTGTTGAAGACTCGCCACACAAAACGCCGCTGGTCACTGACTTCCTGGAAAAAAGCACACTGACCTACACTCACCTTCACATGCCCACTGCCAGGGACCGCAAACTGCAGGAG GGCGATCCCAGCTGGCTCAAGCCTCGAGGAGTCGAGCAAAGGAACGAGGGTCTGCGCTGGCTCAGGGAAGACCGGCGAGCGCAGCAGGGTGGGGACACTCAGCAGGGTGTGGTCTATTTCGCTGATGATGATAACACTTACAGCGTGCAATTGTTTGAAGAG ATGAGGAACACGCAGCGAGTGTCTGTGTGGCCAGTGGGGCTGGTCGGGGGTATGAAGTTCGAACGGCCCGTGGTCGAGGGAGGAAAG GTGGTGCGCTTTCACACTGGCTGGCGTCCCACTCGCCCTTTCCCCATGGACATGGCAGGGTTCGCAGTGTCACTCAAACTGGTCCTGTCCAATCCTGACGCCTGCTTTGATGGTGATGCACCCATGGGGTTCCTGGAAAGCAGCTTCCTGCAGGGACTGGTGACCATGGATGAATTAGAGCCCCGTGCAGCTCTGTGTACCCAG GTGTTGGTCTGGCACACTCGAACAGAGAAGCCAAAGATGAAGCGAGAGGACGCCATGCAGGCCCAGGGACTGGGATCAGACCCTGCTGTGGAGGTCTGA
- the naa40 gene encoding N-alpha-acetyltransferase 40 yields MGRKSNRAKEKKARRLEERAAMDAVCAKVDAANKLEDPLTAFPAFKKYDRNGLNLQIECKRVTSLNPLSVEWAFELTRANMQALYEQSEWGWKEREKREEMNDERAWYLLARDGDSAPVAFSHFRFDVECGEEVLYCYEVQLESRVRRKGLGKFLIQILQLIANSTQMKKVMLTVFKHNHGAYQFFREALQFEIDETSPSMSGCCGDDCSYEILSRRTKHGEASVGHSHGGGHCGGCCH; encoded by the exons ATGGGG AGAAAGTCAAACCGAGCCAAGGAGAAGAAGGCCCGACGTCTGGAGGAGAGGGCAGCTATGGATGCCGTCTGTGCGAAAGTGGATGCGGCGAACAAG CTCGAGGACCCACTGACAGCTTTCCCAGCCTTCAAGAAGTATGACAGGAACGG CCTAAACCTTCAGATTGAGTGCAAGCGGGTGACGTCCCTCAACCCCCTGTCAGTGGAGTGGGCCTTCGAGCTGACCAGAGCCAACATGCAGGCTTT ATATGAGCAGAGCGAGTGGGGATGGAAGGAGAGGGAAAAGAGGGAAGAGATGAATGACGAGCGGGCATGGTACCTTCTTGCTCGTGATGGTGACTCTGCCCCTGTAGCTTTTTCTCACTTCCGGTTTGATGTGGAATGTGGGGAAGAGGTGCTGTACTG CTACGAGGTTCAGTTAGAGAGTCGTGTTCGGAGGAAAGGACTGGGGAAGTTTCTTATCCAGATCTTGCAGCTCATTGCCAACAG cACACAGATGAAGAAGGTGATGCTAACGGTTTTTAAACACAACCATGGAGCTTACCAGTTCTTCAGGGAGGCATTACA GTTTGAGATCGACGAGACCTCACCAAGCATGTCTGGATGTTGTGGTGACGACTGCTCTTACGAGATCCTCAGCCGGCGGACAAAACACGGGGAGGCCTCAGTGGGACACAGCCACGGGGGCGGGCACTGCGGCGGCTGCTGCCACTGA